In Bacillus sp. KH172YL63, one genomic interval encodes:
- a CDS encoding DUF554 domain-containing protein → MVLFGTLVNGVCIIIGTLLGKFLHRIPEDMKGTVMKAIGLAVIVLGLQMGFKSENFLIVIISLALGAAWGEWMNLEDKLNALGAWLEKKIGSKKETSISQGFVTATLIFVIGAMAVIGALDSGIRGDHDVLLTKSIIDGFTSLILTTTLGIGVMFSAIPVVLYQGFIALFATQIHQWVPEALMDAYIVEMTSTGGIMIFAIGLNLLGVTKIRVANLLPGIIVVGFVVGIMHAYQLMI, encoded by the coding sequence ATGGTACTTTTTGGAACGCTCGTAAATGGCGTATGCATCATCATAGGAACCCTGCTCGGGAAGTTTCTTCATCGCATTCCTGAGGATATGAAGGGGACCGTCATGAAGGCGATCGGTTTGGCGGTGATCGTCCTTGGTTTGCAAATGGGGTTCAAAAGTGAGAACTTCCTCATTGTCATCATCAGCCTCGCTCTCGGTGCCGCATGGGGTGAGTGGATGAATCTTGAAGACAAGCTGAACGCATTGGGTGCATGGCTTGAAAAGAAAATCGGAAGCAAGAAAGAAACGTCGATTTCACAAGGGTTTGTGACTGCGACACTCATATTCGTAATCGGCGCCATGGCCGTCATCGGCGCACTTGACAGCGGGATTCGGGGAGATCACGATGTCCTCCTCACCAAATCGATCATTGACGGTTTCACCTCATTGATCCTGACGACGACATTAGGCATCGGCGTCATGTTCTCTGCCATTCCTGTCGTCCTTTATCAAGGCTTCATCGCCTTATTCGCCACTCAGATCCATCAATGGGTACCGGAAGCGCTGATGGATGCCTATATCGTTGAAATGACCTCAACTGGCGGAATCATGATCTTTGCGATCGGGCTCAATCTCCTCGGCGTGACGAAAATCAGGGTAGCCAACCTGCTTCCGGGCATCATCGTAGTGGGTTTTGTGGTCGGGATCATGCATGCCTATCAGTTGATGATATAG
- a CDS encoding ParB/RepB/Spo0J family partition protein, with product MAKGLGKGINALFNNIQTTETEESVQEVSLKEIRPNPYQPRKIFTPQAIEELKESILEHGILQPIIVRKTIKGYEIVVGERRYRAAKAAKLDTVPVVVRELNEQQMMELAVLENLQREDLTPIEEGAAYQMLMDKLKLTQEELAKRLGKSRPHIANHIRLLSLPAPVQELISEGKLTMGHGRALLGLKNKKTLSQVVNRILKESLNVRQLEKIIQELNENVPRETKPKERKDVFIQEQESLLRERFGTTVTIKQSKKKGKIELEFFSKEDLDRILELLQ from the coding sequence TTTAACAATATCCAGACGACTGAAACCGAAGAATCCGTTCAAGAGGTGAGCCTGAAGGAAATCCGGCCGAATCCATATCAGCCCCGGAAAATCTTCACGCCACAAGCGATAGAGGAATTGAAGGAATCGATCCTGGAGCATGGGATCCTTCAGCCGATCATCGTCCGCAAAACGATCAAAGGATACGAAATCGTTGTAGGGGAACGGCGCTACCGTGCAGCCAAAGCGGCTAAATTAGACACCGTCCCTGTTGTGGTCCGTGAATTGAATGAGCAGCAGATGATGGAGCTTGCTGTTTTGGAGAATCTTCAGAGGGAAGACCTTACCCCGATTGAAGAAGGCGCAGCTTATCAAATGCTGATGGACAAGCTGAAGCTCACCCAGGAGGAGCTGGCGAAGCGGTTAGGCAAGAGTCGACCTCATATCGCCAACCATATCCGCCTCCTTTCCCTTCCTGCACCCGTCCAGGAACTCATCTCGGAAGGGAAGCTGACGATGGGGCATGGACGTGCATTACTCGGACTGAAAAATAAAAAGACTCTCTCCCAGGTCGTGAACCGGATCCTGAAAGAGTCGCTGAACGTTCGCCAATTAGAAAAGATCATCCAGGAACTGAATGAGAATGTTCCACGTGAAACAAAACCGAAAGAGCGTAAGGATGTATTCATTCAGGAACAAGAATCGCTTCTTCGCGAACGCTTCGGTACAACGGTCACAATCAAGCAGTCAAAGAAAAAAGGTAAAATAGAGTTGGAGTTTTTCTCAAAAGAAGATTTGGACCGGATCCTCGAGTTGCTTCAATGA